From Medicago truncatula cultivar Jemalong A17 chromosome 7, MtrunA17r5.0-ANR, whole genome shotgun sequence, a single genomic window includes:
- the LOC11413732 gene encoding TMV resistance protein N: MATFTICEASSSSPCSSSSTTRLCSYHVFLSFRGEDTRKGFTDHLRAALERKGITTFRDDKDLERGKNISEKLINAIKDSMFAITIISPDYASSTWCLDELQMIMECSSNNNLHVLPVFYGVDPSDVRHQRGSFEEAFRKHLEKFGQNSDRVERWRNAMNKVAGYSGWDSKGQHEALLVESIAQHIHRKLVPKLSSCTENLVGIESKVEEVNKLIGMGLNDVRFIGIWGMGGIGKSTIARAVYEAIRCEFQLTCFLENVREISETNGLVHLQRQLLSHMSISRNDFHNLYDGKKTIQNSFRRKKVLLVLDDVNELNQLENMAGKQDWFGPGSRVIITTRDKHLLMTHGVHKTYEVWMLFQNEALNLFCLKAFKGDKPQEGYLDLSKEVVDYTGGLPLALEVFGSYLYGRNVDLWHSAIKKIRSVPLRKIQDKLEISYESLDPMEKDVFLDIACFFKGMKIDKVIDILENCGYFPKIIIQVLIDRSLITLDRVNNKLGMHDLLQEMGRNIVFQESPNDPGRCSRLWSKEDIDSVLTKNKGTEKISSVVLNLLQPYEARWSTEAFSKTSQLKLLNLNEVQLPLGLSCLPCSLKVLRWRGCPLKTLAQTNQLDEVVDIKLSHSKIEKLWHGVYFMEKLKYLNLKFSKNLKRLPDFSGVPNLEKLILKGCSILTEVHLSLVHHKKVVVVSLKNCKSLKSLPGKLEMSSLKKLILSGCSEFKFLPEFGEKMENLSILALKGTDIRKLPLSLGSLVGLTNLNLKDCKSLVCLPDTIHGLNSLIILNISGCSRLCRLPDGLKEIQCLKELHANDTAIDELPSFIFYLDNLKVLSFAGCQGPPAMSTNWFPFNWMFGGQSASTGFRLPTSFLSLHSLKYLNLSYCNLSEESIPNYFHHLSSLKSLDLTGNNFVIIPSSISKLSRLRFLCLNWCEQLQLLPELPSRIMQLDASNCDSLETRKFDPIESFMKGRCLPATRFDMLIPFPGDEIPSWCVSQGSVSWAKVHIPNNLPQDEWVGFALCFQLVSYTFPPELCNHEIDCYLFSPNGKQLILISTRRLPPMDPCYPHLYILYLSIEQFRDKILQDDYWDGVEFSLKCYCCHSLRIFSSGCRLVCKQVVEVFQDQTVVSP; the protein is encoded by the exons ATGGCAACATTCACTATATGTGAagcatcttcttcctctccatGCAGTTCAAGTTCGACCACACGGTTATGCAGCTACCATGTGTTTTTGAGTTTTCGAGGAGAAGATACACGCAAAGGATTCACTGATCATTTACGCGCTGCCCttgaaagaaaagggatcaCAACTTTCAGAGATGACAAAGACCTTGAGAGAGGGAAAAACATTTCAGAAAAGCTAATCAATGCAATAAAAGATTCTATGTTTGCCATCACTATTATCTCACCAGACTATGCATCTTCCACTTGGTGTTTGGATGAGCTTCAAATGATCATGGAGTGCAGCAGCAATAACAACCTGCATGTTTTGCCAGTCTTCTATGGTGTGGATCCGTCTGATGTAAGGCATCAAAGAGGAAGCTTTGAGGAAGCCTTCAGAAAACATCTAGAGAAATTTGGTCAAAACAGTGATAGGGTTGAAAGATGGAGAAATGCAATGAATAAAGTTGCTGGTTACTCTGGATGGGATTCCAAGGGCCA GCATGAGGCATTACTAGTTGAAAGCATTGCTCAACACATACATAGAAAGCTGGTTCCTAAATTGTCATCTTGTACAGAGAACCTTGTTGGGATTGAGtcaaaggtggaggaagtgaaCAAGCTCATAGGTATGGGGTTGAATGACGTTCGCTTTATCGGCATATGGGGTATGGGTGGCATAGGCAAGTCAACTATTGCTAGAGCGGTCTATGAAGCAATCCGATGTGAATTTCAACTTACTTGCTTTCTAGAAAATGTTAGAGAGATATCTGAGACAAATGGTTTAGTTCACTTACAAAGACAACTTCTTTCTCATATGAGTATAAGTAGGAATGATTTTCATAATTTGTATGATGGcaaaaaaacaatacaaaactCTTTCCGTAGGAAAAAGGTTCTACTTGTTCTTGATGATGTGAATGAATTAAACCAGTTGGAGAATATGGCTGGGAAGCAAGACTGGTTTGGTCCGGGAAGTAGAGTAATAATCACAACGAGAGATAAACACTTGTTAATGACACATGGAGTACATAAAACTTATGAGGTTTGGATGTTATTCCAAAATGAAGCTCTTAATCTCTTTTGTTTGAAAGCCTTTAAAGGAGATAAACCACAAGAAGGCTATTTGGATTTGTCCAAAGAAGTGGTGGACTATACTGGTGGTCTTCCATTGGCACTTGAGGTGTTTGGTTCCTATCTTTATGGAAGAAATGTTGATCTTTGGCATAgtgccattaaaaaaataagaagtgTGCCTCTACGTAAAATCCAAGATAAACTGGAAATAAGTTATGAGAGCTTAGATCCAATGGAGAAGGATGTATTTCTTGATATTGCGTGTTTCTTCAAGGGAATGAAGATAGATAAAGTAATAGATATATTAGAAAATTGTGGTTATTTCCCCAAAATTATAATTCAAGTTTTGATTGACAGATCTTTGATAACTCTAGATCGGGTCAATAATAAATTGGGGATGCATGATTTGCTTCAAGAAATGGGCAGGAATATTGTATTTCAGGAATCTCCAAATGATCCTGGCAGATGTAGCAGGTTATGGTCTAAAGAGGACATCGATTCTGTGTTGACAAAAAATAAG GGAACTGAAAAAATTAGCAGTGTAGTTCTGAACTTACTTCAACCATATGAAGCACGCTGGAGCACTGAAGCATTCTCAAAAACAAGTCAGCTAAAATTGCTCAACTTAAATGAGGTGCAACTTCCCCTTGGCCTCAGCTGCCTTCCTTGTTCGCTGAAAGTTCTTCGGTGGAGAGGATGTCCTCTTAAGACTCTAGCGCAAACAAATCAGCTGGATGAAGTTGTTGACATTAAATTATCTCATAGCAAAATCGAAAAACTTTGGCACGGAGTATAT TTTATGGAAAAGCTGAAGTATCTGAATTTGAAATTTTCCAAGAACCTAAAGAGATTGCCAGATTTTTCCGGGGTTCCAAATCTTGAAAAATTGATTCTTAAAGGCTGCTCAATCCTAACTGAGGTTCATCTATCCCTTGTACACCACAAGAAAGTTGTTGTAGTGAGTTTAAAAAACTGCAAAAGTCTAAAATCGCTTCCCGGGAAGTTGGAGATGAGTTCCCTGAAGAAGTTAATTCTGTCAGGCTGCAGTGAATTTAAATTCCTTCCAGAGTTTGgggaaaaaatggaaaatttatCAATCCTTGCTTTAAAAGGAACAGATATAAGAAAACTGCCCTTATCACTTGGAAGCCTAGTTGGACTTACTAATTTGAACTTAAAGGACTGCAAAAGTCTTGTTTGCCTTCCGGATACCATTCATGGATTGAATTCCCTCATAATTTTGAACATTTCTGGATGTTCAAGACTTTGTAGATTGCCAGATGGATTAAAGGAAATACAGTGTTTGAAGGAACTTCATGCCAATGATACTGCTATTGATGAACTACCTTCCTTCATTTTCTATCTAGATAATCTTAAAGTATTATCATTTGCTGGTTGCCAAGGGCCACCGGCAATGTCAACGAACTGGTTTCCCTTCAATTGGATGTTTGGGGGTCAATCAGCTTCCACTGGATTCAGATTACCAACTTCTTTCCTGAGCTTACATTCTTTGAAATATTTAAACCTAAGTTATTGTAATCTTTCTGAAGAATCGATCCCGAATTATTTTCACCACCTATCATCTTTGAAGTCTTTGGATCTAACTGGTAACAATTTTGTTATCATACCAAGCAGCATTTCTAAACTTTCAAGACTGAGATTTCTTTGTCTAAATTGGTGCGAACAGCTTCAATTGTTGCCAGAGCTTCCATCAAGAATAATGCAATTGGATGCAAGCAATTGTGATTCATTGGAAACTCGTAAATTTGATCCAATAGAGAGCTTTATGAAG GGACGCTGTCTACCCGCGACCAGATTTGACATGCTTATCCCATTCCCAGGGGATGAAATTCCATCTTGGTGTGTTTCTCAAGGATCTGTTTCCTGGGCTAAAGTACATATCCCTAATAATTTGCCGCAAGATGAATGGGTAGGATTTGCATTGTGTTTCCAGCTAGTGAGTTATACCTTCCCACCTGAACTGTGCAATCATGAGattgattgttatttgttttcacCTAATGGTAAGCAGCTGATCTTGATCAGCACCAGGAGATTACCTCCTATGGATCCATGTTATCCTCACCTTTATATTCTCTACTTGTCCATTGAACAATTCCGCGACAAGATTCTCCAAGATGATTATTGGGATGGCGTTGAATTTTCATTGAAATGTTATTGTTGCCATTCATTGCGAATATTCAGTAGTGGCTGCCGTTTGGTGTGCAAACAAGTTGTTGAAGTGTTTCAAGATCAAACAGTCGTCAGTCCTTGA